From the Ctenopharyngodon idella isolate HZGC_01 chromosome 3, HZGC01, whole genome shotgun sequence genome, one window contains:
- the mrps7 gene encoding 28S ribosomal protein S7, mitochondrial, protein MAASVRYLLKPWTPSLCFVRWSRYNPYYLDPDPSKDAVPESELSPEQKELQELKTVRPIKAALSSDTSSPFNDPLISKFINMMMEDGNKILARGIMTQTLETIKRRQVEKYHKSPAAKREEVECNPYAIFHQALENCKPIIGLASVQKGGKFYQVPVPLTDNRRRFLAMKWLITECRDNKHRRTHMYEKLSQELLAAFANEGNVVKRKHDLHKMAEANRAYAHYRWW, encoded by the exons ATGGCAGCCTCCGTCAGATATTTACTGAAACCTTGGACACCGAG TCTGTGTTTCGTGAGATGGAGTCGCTATAATCCATATTATCTGGATCCCGATCCCAGTAAAGATGCTGTTCCAGAGTCAGAGCTCAGTCCAGAACAAAAAGAGCTGCAGGAACTGAAAACAGTGAGACCGATTAAAGCAGCTCTGTCAAGCGACACCAGCTCTCCTTTCAACGACCCTTTGATAAG CAAGTTCATCAACATGATGATGGAAGATGGCAACAAAATCCTTGCTAGAGGAATCATGACACAG ACGCTGGAGACCATAAAGAGAAGACAGGTGGAGAAATACCACAAATCTCCTGCAGCTAAGAGAGAAGAGGTCGAGTGTAATCCATACGCCATCTTCCATCAGGCCCTAGAGAACTGCAAACCCATCATCGGCCTGGCCAGTGTTCAGAAAGGAGGGAAATTTTACCAG GTGCCCGTCCCTCTCACGGATAATCGGCGGCGTTTTCTGGCGATGAAGTGGTTGATCACAGAATGCAGAGACAATAAGCACCGTCGCACACACATGTACGAGAAACTCTCGCAGGAGCTGCTGGCCGCCTTCGCTAACGAGGGAAATGTAGTGAAACGCAAACACGACCTTCACAAGATGGCCGAAGCCAACAGGGCATATGCACACTACCGCTGGTGGTAG